The proteins below are encoded in one region of Pseudomonas helmanticensis:
- a CDS encoding MFS transporter, which translates to MTAHASAAAQSDGIDPIRAAQVSARIDRLPAVATIWRLVALLSIGGFFELYDLFQTAYISPGLIRDGIFATGNQGVFGFSDQAAFASATFLGLFLGASLLSPLADRFGRRAIFTFALIWYTVATVLMGVQSSALGIICMRFLVGIGLGIELVTIDAYLSELVPKRMRSSAFAFAFFVQFLSVPAVALMSWWLVPQAPFGVSGWRWVVLASAVFALFIWWLRKRLPESPRWLAQHGRFDEANRILDHIEARCAKDHGKPLDTPEAVAVDVEGKGRFADIWQPPYRRRALMLIVFHIFQAIGFFGFGNWLPALLSGQGVSVTHSLMYAFIITLAYPLGPLLFVKFANRFENKWQIVGSALGAMTFGTLFALQTRAFGLIFCGVMITFCNAWLSFSYHSYQSELFPTNIRARAVGFCYSFSRLSTVFSSLLIGFFLDSFGTPGVLAFIASSMLIVMLTIGYYGPRTRNLALENIAHR; encoded by the coding sequence ATGACTGCACACGCCTCCGCCGCCGCGCAAAGCGACGGCATCGACCCGATCCGCGCCGCTCAGGTGTCCGCCCGCATTGACCGCCTCCCTGCGGTCGCGACGATCTGGCGGCTGGTGGCGCTGTTGTCGATCGGTGGTTTCTTCGAGCTCTATGACCTGTTCCAGACTGCCTACATCAGCCCCGGCCTGATCCGCGACGGCATCTTCGCCACCGGAAATCAGGGTGTGTTCGGTTTCTCCGATCAGGCGGCGTTTGCCTCGGCAACATTTCTTGGCCTGTTCCTCGGCGCCAGTCTGCTCAGCCCGTTGGCGGATCGTTTCGGCCGTCGAGCGATCTTCACTTTCGCGCTGATCTGGTACACGGTCGCGACGGTGTTGATGGGCGTTCAGAGTTCGGCGCTGGGGATTATCTGCATGCGCTTTCTGGTCGGCATCGGTTTGGGCATCGAGTTGGTGACCATCGACGCCTACCTCTCGGAGCTTGTGCCCAAACGCATGCGCAGTTCGGCGTTTGCCTTCGCGTTTTTCGTGCAGTTTCTGTCGGTGCCGGCGGTGGCGTTGATGTCCTGGTGGCTGGTACCGCAAGCGCCGTTCGGGGTGTCCGGCTGGCGCTGGGTGGTGTTGGCCAGCGCGGTGTTTGCATTGTTTATCTGGTGGCTGCGCAAGCGTCTGCCGGAATCGCCGCGCTGGTTGGCGCAGCATGGCCGCTTCGATGAGGCGAACCGGATTCTCGACCACATCGAGGCACGTTGCGCGAAGGATCACGGCAAACCGCTGGACACTCCCGAAGCCGTTGCCGTCGACGTCGAAGGCAAGGGCCGCTTCGCCGATATCTGGCAGCCACCGTATCGCCGTCGCGCGTTGATGCTGATCGTCTTTCACATCTTCCAGGCCATCGGCTTCTTCGGTTTCGGCAACTGGTTGCCGGCGTTGCTCTCCGGACAGGGCGTCAGCGTCACCCACAGCCTGATGTATGCCTTCATCATCACCCTCGCCTACCCGCTCGGGCCGCTGCTGTTCGTCAAGTTCGCCAACCGCTTCGAGAACAAATGGCAGATCGTCGGTTCGGCCCTCGGCGCCATGACCTTCGGCACCTTGTTCGCCCTGCAGACCAGGGCGTTCGGGCTGATCTTCTGCGGGGTGATGATCACCTTCTGCAACGCCTGGCTGAGCTTCAGTTATCACTCGTACCAGAGCGAACTGTTCCCGACCAACATCCGCGCACGGGCGGTGGGGTTCTGTTATTCGTTCAGTCGCTTGTCGACGGTATTCAGCAGCCTGTTGATTGGCTTTTTCCTCGACAGCTTCGGCACGCCCGGCGTCTTGGCATTCATCGCCAGCAGCATGCTGATCGTGATGCTGACCATCGGTTACTACGGTCCGCGCACTCGTAATCTGGCGCTGGAGAACATTGCCCATCGCTGA
- a CDS encoding CsbD family protein encodes MSSTGDKVKGMANEAVGNVKQGVGKATDNTKLQAEGKVQEKKGEAQQAVGKAKDAIKKGVDKA; translated from the coding sequence ATGAGTAGCACAGGCGATAAAGTAAAAGGCATGGCCAACGAAGCCGTCGGCAACGTCAAGCAAGGCGTCGGTAAAGCCACCGACAACACCAAACTGCAAGCCGAAGGCAAGGTTCAAGAGAAAAAAGGCGAAGCCCAACAAGCGGTCGGCAAAGCCAAAGACGCTATCAAGAAAGGCGTCGACAAGGCGTAA
- a CDS encoding methyl-accepting chemotaxis protein: MTTLQNAAESAHSTSVQNDACAQKGSQVVQQTVQIIQDISRDLNEAAVSIDAVSKQSDIIGTIVQTIRGIADQTNLLALNAAIEAARAGEHGRGFAVVADEVRSLAARTSQATLEIVDVVRKNHDLSLSAVSSMQSSLSRTGLGVELANEAGAVIQEIQQGSRHVVDAISQFNETLQLN, encoded by the coding sequence ATGACCACTTTGCAGAACGCTGCCGAATCCGCCCACAGCACTTCGGTGCAAAACGACGCCTGCGCGCAAAAGGGCTCGCAAGTCGTGCAACAAACCGTGCAGATCATTCAGGACATCTCCCGCGACCTCAACGAAGCGGCGGTGAGTATCGATGCCGTGAGCAAGCAGTCGGACATCATCGGCACCATCGTCCAGACCATTCGCGGAATTGCCGATCAAACCAACTTGCTGGCACTGAACGCGGCGATTGAAGCGGCGCGGGCCGGTGAACATGGACGTGGTTTTGCGGTGGTCGCGGATGAGGTGCGCAGTCTCGCGGCACGGACCAGTCAGGCAACCCTGGAGATCGTCGACGTGGTGCGCAAGAACCATGATTTGTCGTTGAGTGCGGTGTCGAGCATGCAATCGAGTTTGAGCCGCACCGGGCTTGGCGTGGAACTGGCGAACGAGGCGGGGGCGGTGATTCAGGAAATTCAGCAGGGATCGCGGCATGTGGTGGATGCGATCAGTCAGTTCAACGAGACGTTGCAGTTGAATTGA
- a CDS encoding fatty acid desaturase, with product MSHYFDAAHRQHIEALRQRLTARTEWPTWLLLIGVYGGWFAIVLNSAWLGRGWSTLLLIPLLVLWLSVQHELLHGHPTRWIAFNKVLGYAPFAVWYPYTLYRDSHLLHHRDEDLTVPGVDPESRYLTRASWQGSSLFERSLHRLNKTVLGRFLIGAPLALLALAAQELQRLKNRERQAWLMWLTHGFFTLLMLGFIAQYSALPVWHYLLLISVPALSIAMIRSYYEHRPHAQPEQRTVLNEAGWPWRWLFLNLNFHLVHHDLPKLAWYDLPRVYRTHRAQWVARSGGFVVQGYGQLWRQNGFKPIDSPEHPFQ from the coding sequence ATGTCCCATTATTTCGACGCCGCCCACCGCCAGCACATCGAAGCCCTGCGCCAACGCCTGACTGCCCGCACCGAATGGCCGACCTGGCTGTTGTTGATCGGTGTGTATGGCGGCTGGTTTGCCATCGTACTCAACAGTGCATGGCTCGGCCGCGGCTGGAGCACATTGCTGCTGATTCCTTTGTTGGTGCTGTGGTTGTCGGTGCAACACGAATTGCTCCATGGGCATCCGACGCGCTGGATTGCTTTCAACAAAGTGCTGGGCTATGCGCCATTTGCCGTGTGGTATCCGTACACGCTGTATCGCGACAGCCATTTGCTGCATCACCGCGATGAGGATCTGACTGTGCCCGGCGTCGATCCGGAAAGCCGTTACCTGACCCGCGCGAGCTGGCAGGGCAGTTCGTTGTTCGAACGCAGTCTGCATCGGCTGAATAAAACCGTGCTCGGCCGGTTCCTGATTGGCGCACCACTGGCGCTGTTGGCGCTGGCTGCGCAAGAGCTGCAACGCTTGAAAAACCGTGAGCGCCAGGCCTGGCTGATGTGGTTGACCCACGGTTTTTTTACCTTGCTGATGCTCGGCTTCATCGCGCAATACAGTGCGTTACCGGTGTGGCATTACCTGCTGCTGATCAGCGTGCCGGCGCTGTCGATCGCGATGATTCGCTCCTACTATGAACATCGTCCGCACGCGCAACCGGAGCAGCGCACCGTTTTGAATGAAGCCGGTTGGCCGTGGCGCTGGTTGTTTCTCAATCTGAATTTTCATCTGGTGCATCACGACTTGCCCAAGCTTGCATGGTACGACTTGCCCAGGGTTTATCGAACGCATCGCGCGCAATGGGTGGCACGCAGCGGCGGGTTTGTGGTGCAAGGGTACGGGCAGTTGTGGCGCCAGAATGGTTTCAAACCCATCGACAGCCCCGAGCATCCGTTCCAATGA
- a CDS encoding PACE efflux transporter has product MQGVKRKLVYVSLYEVIGMTFSALGLALLSGTSPGSTGPLAVIITTIAVTWNFIYTSMFEHWESRQVSRTRTVKRRIAHAIGFQLTLIVFLIPLIAWWMNISLVQAFLLDLALIIFIPCYTFAFNWLFDRVFGLPASALPDSAAAA; this is encoded by the coding sequence ATGCAAGGCGTCAAACGCAAACTGGTCTACGTGTCGCTTTACGAAGTGATCGGCATGACCTTCTCCGCCCTCGGCCTGGCACTGTTGTCCGGCACTTCGCCGGGCAGCACCGGGCCATTGGCGGTAATCATCACCACCATCGCCGTGACCTGGAATTTCATCTACACCTCGATGTTCGAACACTGGGAAAGCCGCCAGGTCTCGCGCACCCGCACGGTCAAACGCCGCATCGCTCACGCTATCGGTTTTCAACTGACGTTGATCGTGTTCCTGATCCCGTTGATTGCCTGGTGGATGAACATCAGTCTGGTGCAGGCATTTTTGCTGGATCTGGCGCTGATCATTTTCATCCCGTGCTACACGTTCGCCTTCAACTGGCTGTTCGACCGGGTTTTCGGTTTGCCGGCCTCGGCGCTGCCAGATTCGGCGGCTGCGGCATAA
- a CDS encoding ABC transporter substrate-binding protein, which translates to MRSITTLLGRSLLALSLSVGAVSAAQKSAPIHFGDITWESGSFITEVLRLIVEKGYGYPTDTLPGSTVSLEAALAKNDIQVIGEEWAGRSPAWVKAAAEGKVFGLGDTVKGATEGWWVPEYVIKGDPERGIKALAPELKSVADLPRYKDVFRDPEDPTRGRFLNSPTGWTSEIVNSQKLKAYALNDSFVNFRTGSGAALDAEVASSIKRGKPVLFYYWSPTPLLGRFKLVKLDEPPFDAAAWKTLADANNPNPKGTRSMPASLAIGVSAPFKAQYPQLVTFFEKVDLPIDLLNQTLAGMSEKRLQPRVVAEAFLRDQPQIWKAWVPAEVASQVSNSL; encoded by the coding sequence ATGAGATCGATCACAACCCTGCTTGGCCGTTCGCTGCTGGCGCTGAGCCTGAGTGTCGGCGCCGTTTCAGCGGCGCAGAAAAGCGCACCGATCCACTTTGGCGACATCACCTGGGAGAGCGGCAGCTTCATCACCGAAGTGCTGCGCCTGATCGTTGAAAAAGGTTACGGCTACCCGACCGACACGCTGCCGGGCAGTACCGTCAGCCTCGAAGCGGCGTTGGCGAAAAACGACATCCAGGTGATCGGCGAAGAATGGGCCGGGCGCAGTCCGGCGTGGGTCAAGGCCGCCGCCGAGGGTAAAGTGTTTGGCTTGGGCGACACCGTCAAAGGCGCCACCGAAGGTTGGTGGGTACCGGAATACGTGATCAAGGGCGACCCGGAACGCGGGATCAAGGCGCTCGCACCGGAGCTGAAATCGGTGGCCGATCTACCGCGCTACAAGGACGTTTTCCGTGACCCGGAAGACCCGACTCGCGGGCGTTTCCTCAACAGTCCGACCGGCTGGACTTCGGAGATCGTCAACAGTCAGAAGCTCAAGGCCTATGCGCTGAATGACAGCTTCGTCAACTTCCGCACCGGTTCCGGCGCGGCACTGGATGCCGAGGTGGCGTCGTCGATCAAGCGGGGCAAACCAGTGCTGTTCTACTACTGGTCGCCGACGCCGCTGCTGGGCCGTTTCAAACTGGTAAAACTGGATGAACCGCCGTTCGACGCCGCGGCCTGGAAGACTCTGGCCGATGCCAATAATCCCAATCCCAAAGGCACACGCTCGATGCCGGCGAGCCTGGCGATTGGCGTGTCAGCGCCGTTCAAGGCGCAATACCCGCAGTTGGTGACATTCTTTGAAAAGGTCGATCTGCCGATCGATCTGTTGAACCAGACCTTGGCCGGTATGAGCGAAAAACGCCTGCAGCCAAGAGTGGTGGCCGAAGCCTTCCTGCGTGATCAGCCACAAATCTGGAAAGCCTGGGTGCCCGCAGAAGTCGCCAGCCAAGTCAGCAACAGCCTCTAA
- a CDS encoding sigma-70 family RNA polymerase sigma factor, which yields MSGADFSHHHSVDGLFRAHYRWLCNYLRRHLLDTASVEDIAAETFAQLLEAPSLTAIREPRALLTTIAQRLLYQRWRRADLERRHAQQIDTDVANSPEELAQLAQALKRLDHSLQRLPGKVRSTFLLARIDGLTYPQIAAELGISQRSVSVYMNRSQALCDRHSANQFLTDKRSA from the coding sequence ATGTCCGGCGCCGACTTTTCCCATCATCACTCGGTTGACGGCCTGTTCCGCGCCCATTACCGCTGGCTCTGCAATTATCTGCGGCGTCATCTGCTCGACACCGCGAGCGTCGAAGACATCGCCGCCGAAACCTTCGCGCAACTGCTCGAAGCGCCCAGCCTCACGGCGATTCGCGAACCTCGTGCCTTGCTCACCACCATCGCCCAGCGCCTGCTTTATCAACGCTGGCGGCGTGCCGATCTGGAGCGCCGTCATGCGCAGCAGATCGACACAGACGTGGCCAATTCGCCCGAAGAACTCGCCCAACTGGCGCAAGCCCTGAAGCGCCTCGACCACAGCCTGCAACGACTGCCCGGCAAGGTTCGCTCGACCTTTCTGCTGGCGCGCATCGATGGCCTGACCTACCCGCAAATCGCCGCCGAACTGGGGATCTCCCAGCGTTCGGTCAGCGTGTACATGAACCGTTCCCAAGCGTTGTGCGATCGCCACAGCGCCAATCAATTTTTGACTGACAAGAGGTCCGCATGA
- a CDS encoding LacI family DNA-binding transcriptional regulator, producing the protein MTTPKNDKNTRTTGRPTLNEVARLAGVSPITASRALRGVSTVATELVEKVQKAASELNYVVNPAARALASAQSHSVVVLVPSLSNLLFIDTLEAIHRVLTPKGFEVLIGNFHYSRDEEENLLRNYMAYQPRGLLLTGFDRTESSRRMIEASNIPCVYMMELDSAAGVNCVGFSQLSAGETAAEHLLSRGRKRLAYIGAQLDQRTLLRGEGFRKALQKAERYDPDLEVLTPRSSSVGLGGELFLQLLAAHPDVDAIFFGNDDLAQGALLEALRHGIKIPEQVAILGFNDLPMSEHMVPRLSSINTPREAIGRRAAEQMLTLMAGNSVARPVEDMGFELKIREST; encoded by the coding sequence ATGACCACCCCTAAAAACGATAAAAATACCCGCACCACCGGCCGTCCCACCCTCAATGAAGTTGCCCGCCTGGCCGGTGTCAGTCCGATTACCGCCTCCCGCGCCTTGCGTGGCGTCAGCACCGTGGCCACCGAACTGGTGGAAAAAGTGCAGAAAGCCGCCAGTGAACTCAACTACGTGGTCAACCCTGCCGCTCGCGCTTTAGCCTCGGCGCAGAGCCATTCGGTTGTGGTGTTAGTGCCTTCGCTGTCGAACCTGTTGTTCATCGATACGCTGGAAGCCATTCATCGCGTGCTGACGCCCAAGGGTTTTGAAGTGCTGATCGGCAACTTCCACTATTCGCGTGACGAAGAAGAAAACCTGCTGCGCAACTACATGGCTTATCAGCCGCGCGGCTTGTTGCTGACCGGGTTTGACCGCACCGAAAGTTCGCGGCGGATGATCGAGGCCAGCAACATTCCCTGCGTGTACATGATGGAACTGGACAGCGCCGCCGGGGTGAATTGCGTTGGCTTCTCGCAGCTCAGTGCCGGTGAAACGGCGGCCGAGCATTTGCTCTCGCGTGGACGCAAGCGCCTGGCGTATATCGGCGCGCAACTCGATCAACGTACTTTGCTGCGCGGTGAAGGTTTCCGCAAAGCGCTGCAGAAGGCCGAGCGTTATGACCCGGATCTGGAAGTGCTGACGCCGCGTTCGTCGTCCGTTGGCTTGGGTGGCGAGTTGTTTTTGCAACTGCTGGCGGCGCATCCGGATGTCGATGCGATCTTCTTCGGTAACGACGACCTGGCGCAGGGTGCGCTGCTCGAAGCGTTGCGCCACGGCATCAAAATTCCCGAGCAGGTGGCGATTCTCGGTTTCAACGACTTGCCGATGTCCGAGCACATGGTGCCGCGCCTGAGCAGCATCAACACCCCGCGCGAGGCGATTGGCCGGCGGGCGGCGGAGCAGATGCTGACGCTGATGGCCGGTAACAGCGTGGCGCGGCCGGTTGAAGACATGGGCTTTGAACTGAAGATCCGCGAAAGTACGTGA
- a CDS encoding gluconokinase: MSHPITALVIMGVAGCGKTCVSEALCQLSGATAIEGDTFHPAANIEKMSAGIPLNDDDRAGWLDSLCVELRRVDALGERPVLTCSALKHSYREVLRSALPGLGFVFLELTPEVAAERVSHRPGHFMPATLIESQFATLESPKGEPLTLALNASIHSVEELASQAHVWWQAHGLKQAV, from the coding sequence ATGAGTCATCCCATCACCGCCCTGGTCATCATGGGCGTTGCCGGTTGCGGCAAGACGTGCGTCAGCGAGGCCCTGTGCCAATTGAGCGGCGCCACTGCCATTGAAGGCGATACTTTCCATCCGGCCGCGAACATCGAAAAGATGAGCGCGGGGATCCCCCTGAACGACGACGACCGTGCCGGCTGGCTCGACAGCCTGTGCGTTGAACTGCGTCGTGTCGATGCACTGGGCGAACGCCCGGTGCTGACCTGCTCGGCGCTTAAACACAGTTATCGCGAAGTGTTGCGCAGTGCCTTGCCGGGCCTGGGTTTCGTGTTTCTTGAATTGACCCCTGAAGTCGCCGCTGAACGTGTCTCCCATCGTCCGGGCCACTTCATGCCGGCCACGTTGATCGAAAGCCAGTTCGCCACCCTCGAATCGCCCAAGGGCGAGCCGCTGACGTTGGCGTTGAATGCCTCGATTCACAGTGTTGAAGAACTGGCGTCCCAGGCTCACGTCTGGTGGCAGGCCCACGGTCTGAAACAGGCGGTATGA
- a CDS encoding phosphate/phosphite/phosphonate ABC transporter substrate-binding protein, which yields MTQHHAELLMYVAPEPIRVANERWLARILEHLGHTRLNAEQLSLPQLWLSPDLLLTQTCGYPLMTALRGKVRIVGRPRYELPDASAGNHCSLILSRADDPRKTLAAFRNSRAVINSEDSNSGMNLLRQRLAPLHRDGQFFATLGISGGHRESLRWLRSKCADLAAIDSVTYACLAQYAPEEVRGLRVMARSAFSPTLPFITVASATDQQIERLRQVMNQSLHELPDVAQVLGLPEVLPANESDYQVVLDYEHEAEDLGYGRLR from the coding sequence ATGACCCAACACCACGCCGAACTGTTGATGTACGTCGCCCCCGAACCGATCCGCGTGGCCAATGAACGCTGGCTCGCGCGCATCCTCGAACACCTCGGCCACACCCGCCTGAATGCCGAACAACTGTCACTGCCACAACTGTGGTTATCCCCTGATCTGCTGCTCACGCAAACCTGCGGCTACCCGCTGATGACCGCGCTGCGCGGCAAAGTACGCATCGTCGGCCGGCCGCGCTACGAACTCCCCGATGCCAGCGCCGGCAACCACTGCAGCCTGATCCTCAGTCGTGCCGATGATCCACGCAAAACCCTGGCAGCATTTCGCAACAGCCGCGCGGTGATCAACAGTGAAGACTCCAACAGCGGCATGAATCTGTTGCGCCAGCGTCTGGCGCCGTTGCATCGCGACGGGCAGTTTTTCGCCACCCTTGGCATCAGCGGCGGTCACCGCGAAAGCCTGCGTTGGTTACGTAGCAAATGCGCCGACCTGGCCGCCATCGACAGCGTGACCTACGCCTGCCTCGCGCAATATGCGCCGGAAGAAGTTCGCGGTTTGCGAGTGATGGCGCGCAGTGCGTTCAGCCCGACCTTGCCCTTTATCACCGTTGCCAGCGCCACGGATCAACAGATTGAAAGGCTGCGTCAGGTGATGAACCAGAGCCTGCATGAGCTTCCCGATGTTGCGCAGGTGTTGGGTTTGCCAGAAGTGTTGCCGGCCAACGAAAGCGATTACCAGGTCGTGCTCGACTATGAACATGAAGCTGAAGATTTGGGTTACGGCCGTTTACGTTAA
- a CDS encoding YihY/virulence factor BrkB family protein, which yields MIFPDMKGLPLHRVMVRTVTEFVDDEMSTYASALAYQMLFSLFPFILFLIALIGFLHLPDFFSWLRLQSELVLPPQALESVNPVIDQLQQSKGGLLSVGIVIALYTASAGVRLMMSAMNAAYDVVEGRPVWKRFPLSVFYTVGIAGMLLMAAALMVLGPQVMGWIAAQVGLEEVIVTVWTIARWPVIVILMMVAVALIYYVMPDVKQEFRFITPGSVLAVVVWIIASLGFAFYVKTFANYNAMYGSIGAIIVLLLYFYISAAVLLLGAEMNAVIEHMSSEGKDPGEKVPGELDEQPKQHVSGLGRDHSLKPDTDEA from the coding sequence ATGATATTCCCGGACATGAAAGGTCTGCCTCTGCACCGCGTGATGGTGCGCACGGTCACTGAGTTCGTCGACGACGAGATGTCGACCTACGCCTCGGCGCTGGCCTACCAGATGCTGTTCTCGCTGTTCCCGTTCATCCTGTTCCTGATCGCGCTGATCGGCTTCCTGCACCTGCCGGACTTCTTTTCCTGGCTGCGCCTGCAATCGGAACTGGTTCTGCCGCCGCAGGCGCTGGAATCGGTCAACCCGGTAATCGACCAGTTGCAGCAGTCCAAGGGCGGCTTGCTTTCAGTCGGTATCGTCATCGCCCTCTACACTGCGTCTGCCGGTGTGCGCTTGATGATGAGCGCGATGAACGCAGCGTACGATGTGGTCGAAGGGCGGCCGGTCTGGAAGCGCTTCCCGTTGTCGGTTTTCTACACGGTCGGCATTGCCGGCATGTTGCTGATGGCCGCCGCGCTGATGGTGCTCGGGCCGCAGGTGATGGGCTGGATCGCCGCGCAGGTCGGGCTGGAGGAAGTCATCGTCACCGTCTGGACCATCGCGCGCTGGCCGGTGATCGTCATCCTGATGATGGTCGCGGTGGCGCTGATCTATTACGTGATGCCTGACGTCAAACAGGAATTCCGCTTCATCACCCCCGGCTCGGTACTCGCGGTGGTGGTGTGGATCATCGCCTCGTTGGGCTTCGCGTTTTATGTGAAAACCTTCGCCAACTACAACGCGATGTATGGCAGCATCGGCGCAATCATCGTGCTGTTGCTGTACTTCTACATTTCCGCTGCGGTGCTGTTGCTCGGTGCGGAAATGAACGCGGTGATCGAGCATATGTCCAGCGAGGGCAAGGACCCGGGCGAGAAAGTCCCCGGCGAACTCGATGAACAACCCAAACAACACGTCTCGGGCCTGGGCCGCGATCATTCGCTCAAGCCGGACACTGACGAAGCCTGA
- a CDS encoding GNAT family N-acetyltransferase yields the protein MHDTRYSLLDESLWPLMNKFYRSHQSSMKAVRDAQLWVARRGEIVAALCLRPVAGGHWLTGLFVDPGCREQGLAAQLIAAAVQEVREPVWLFCHPDLRGFYERRGFSFNPALPQAMAERLSRYARSKPMIAMELKPST from the coding sequence ATGCACGACACCCGATACAGCCTGCTCGACGAGTCTTTATGGCCGTTGATGAACAAGTTTTACCGCAGCCACCAATCGTCGATGAAAGCCGTGCGTGACGCGCAATTGTGGGTGGCGCGCCGTGGCGAAATTGTCGCGGCACTGTGTTTGCGGCCGGTGGCGGGCGGGCATTGGTTGACCGGATTGTTCGTTGATCCGGGGTGTCGCGAACAAGGGCTGGCCGCGCAGTTGATCGCGGCGGCGGTGCAGGAAGTGCGCGAACCGGTGTGGCTGTTCTGTCATCCGGATTTGCGCGGGTTTTATGAGCGGCGCGGGTTCAGTTTCAACCCGGCCCTGCCCCAGGCGATGGCGGAGCGGTTGAGCCGGTATGCGCGGAGCAAGCCGATGATTGCGATGGAACTCAAACCTTCAACCTGA
- the def gene encoding peptide deformylase has protein sequence MIREILKMGDERLLRIAPPVPAEMFDSPELWQLIDDMFQTMESVGGVGLAAPQIGVDLQLVIFGFEHSERYPDAEAVPQTILINPLITPLSPLTEEGFEGCLSVPGLRGAVDRYQQIRYEGFDPKGEPVVRVAAGFHARVVQHECDHLIGRLYPSRITDFSKFGYTEVMFPDLDPSADD, from the coding sequence ATGATCCGTGAAATTCTGAAAATGGGTGACGAGCGCCTGCTGCGCATTGCGCCGCCGGTGCCGGCCGAAATGTTCGACAGTCCCGAGCTGTGGCAACTGATCGACGACATGTTCCAGACCATGGAAAGCGTCGGTGGCGTTGGGCTTGCCGCGCCGCAGATCGGCGTTGACCTGCAACTGGTGATCTTCGGTTTCGAGCACAGCGAGCGTTATCCGGACGCCGAAGCCGTGCCGCAGACGATCCTGATCAATCCGCTGATCACACCGCTGAGTCCGTTGACGGAAGAGGGCTTTGAAGGGTGTCTGTCGGTGCCAGGTCTGCGCGGCGCGGTGGATCGCTATCAGCAGATTCGCTACGAGGGTTTTGATCCGAAGGGCGAGCCGGTGGTGCGCGTTGCTGCGGGCTTCCATGCGCGCGTTGTGCAGCACGAGTGCGATCACCTGATCGGCCGGTTGTACCCGTCGCGCATCACCGACTTCAGCAAGTTCGGTTACACCGAAGTGATGTTCCCGGACCTCGATCCCTCTGCCGACGATTAA
- a CDS encoding LysR family transcriptional regulator produces MNFNSDSIELFLAVIERGSFSAAARALGKVPSAVSMGIGNLEAELGYLLFDRSHREPQPTAMALALVPHARLIAEQLKQLQVHAVELSLGLESKLSIGVVADIDRRRLLAAIKVIAERHPLLDIEVLTAPQDDVLALLHSGRVSVCLAFAGLSVNVLERFQFVGSERMIATLAADSPLLQGQDLFLEDLVHVRQIIVASRDLPISETRPLVAQSYWRTDSLETAMEMVEAGLGWGNFPLSVVQPRLDNGRLKRLNFRNIENGLVMPVHAVWLKSQPLQKGALALVDLLSG; encoded by the coding sequence GTGAATTTCAACAGTGACAGTATCGAGCTGTTCCTTGCAGTCATTGAACGCGGTTCATTTTCTGCGGCAGCGCGAGCATTAGGAAAAGTCCCCTCGGCGGTAAGCATGGGCATTGGCAACCTTGAGGCTGAACTCGGTTATTTGTTGTTCGACCGCAGCCATCGCGAACCGCAACCCACGGCGATGGCGCTGGCACTGGTGCCGCATGCGCGACTGATTGCCGAGCAGCTCAAGCAACTGCAAGTGCATGCGGTGGAGTTGTCGCTGGGACTGGAGAGCAAGTTGTCGATCGGTGTGGTGGCCGACATCGACCGGCGGCGCTTGCTGGCGGCGATCAAGGTGATCGCCGAGCGTCATCCGCTGCTCGACATCGAAGTGCTGACCGCGCCACAGGATGACGTGCTGGCGCTGTTGCACAGTGGTCGCGTCAGTGTTTGCCTGGCGTTCGCCGGGTTGAGCGTCAACGTGCTGGAGCGCTTTCAGTTCGTCGGCAGCGAACGGATGATCGCCACGCTGGCAGCGGACAGTCCGTTGTTGCAGGGGCAGGATCTGTTTCTCGAGGACCTGGTGCATGTGCGGCAGATCATCGTCGCCAGTCGTGATTTGCCGATCAGTGAAACGCGGCCGTTGGTGGCGCAGTCATATTGGCGCACGGACAGTCTTGAGACCGCGATGGAAATGGTCGAGGCGGGTTTGGGCTGGGGCAATTTTCCGTTGTCGGTGGTGCAGCCGCGACTGGACAACGGAAGGCTGAAACGCCTGAATTTCCGCAACATCGAAAATGGCCTGGTGATGCCGGTGCATGCGGTATGGCTGAAGAGCCAGCCACTACAGAAAGGCGCACTGGCCCTCGTCGACCTGTTGAGTGGTTGA